A stretch of the Macaca mulatta isolate MMU2019108-1 chromosome 14, T2T-MMU8v2.0, whole genome shotgun sequence genome encodes the following:
- the SPATA19 gene encoding spermatogenesis-associated protein 19, mitochondrial translates to MIITTWIVYILARKGAGLPFLPITSSDIDVVESEAVSVLQHWLKKTEEEASQGIKEKLSINCPSQGVREKMSTDSPPTHGQDVHVTRDVVKHHLSKSDMSANQSQEVLEERTRIQFIRWSHTRIFQVPSEMTEDIMRDRIEQVRRSISRLADVSAQDFSMRPSYSDC, encoded by the exons ATGATAATTACAACATGGATTGTGTATATTCTTGCTCGGAAAGGTGCAGGGCTTCCCTTCCTACCAATAACCAGTTCG GACATTGACGTTGTGGAAAGCGAGGCTGTGTCTGTACTACAGCATTGGTTGAAAAAA ACAGAAGAAGAGGCTTCTCAGGGCATAAAGGAAAAGCTGTCCATCAACTGCCCTTCCCAGGGCGTAAGGGAGAAGATGTCCACGGACTCCCCTCCCACCCATGGCCAGGACGTCCATGTGACCAGAGACGTG GTGAAGCACCACCTCTCTAAGTCTGATATGTCGGCAAACCAGAGCCAAGAGGTCCTAGAGGAGAGAACACGAATCCAGTTCATAAGATGGAG CCACACTCGTATCTTCCAAGTGCCAAGTGAGATGACAGAGGACATCATGCGAGATCGAATAGAGCAGGTGAGACGAAG CATCTCCCGTCTTGCAGATGTCTCAGCTCAGGACTTCAGTATGAGACCCTCCTACTCAGACTGCTAA